A section of the Quatrionicoccus australiensis genome encodes:
- the ydiK gene encoding AI-2E family transporter YdiK: MTDIRRDLARNTLAIFCIIGLIGLSLWVLRPFLAAAVWATMIVVATWPLFRSLEARLGNRRSPAVILMSLAMLLLLVLPLWLAIDTISDHFGQLTAAGRSLAENGLPPPPAWVSGLPLVGESVAGFWQQVALDGSTGVVAKVTPYAADTGKWVLAQVGGLGGMLIQFFLVVTIAAILYSSGETGARMALRFGRRLAGERGEKSIVLAGQAIRGVALGVGVTAIVQTVLGGIGLAVVGIPFASLLSALMLMLCIAQIGPMLVLLPAVGWMYWQGDTGWATGLLVWSLIVGSLDNFLRPMLIRRGADLPLLLIFAGVIGGMLGFGLVGIFVGPVVLAVTYTLMQAWVEDGLGKDESDAEPAVPLPPS; the protein is encoded by the coding sequence ATGACCGACATTCGCCGCGACCTGGCCCGCAATACGCTGGCCATTTTCTGCATCATTGGCCTGATCGGCCTGTCGCTCTGGGTTTTGCGCCCCTTTCTGGCGGCGGCGGTGTGGGCGACGATGATCGTCGTCGCCACCTGGCCGCTGTTCCGCTCGCTTGAAGCCCGTCTCGGCAACCGCCGCTCGCCGGCGGTGATCCTGATGTCGCTCGCCATGCTGCTTTTGCTGGTACTGCCGCTGTGGCTGGCAATCGATACCATTTCCGATCATTTCGGGCAGTTGACCGCTGCCGGGCGCTCGCTGGCTGAAAACGGCCTGCCTCCGCCGCCGGCCTGGGTCTCCGGGCTGCCGCTGGTTGGCGAGTCGGTTGCCGGTTTCTGGCAGCAAGTCGCGCTCGACGGTTCGACCGGAGTCGTCGCCAAAGTGACGCCCTATGCTGCCGATACGGGTAAGTGGGTGCTCGCTCAGGTAGGTGGTCTGGGCGGCATGCTGATTCAGTTTTTCCTGGTCGTGACGATTGCCGCGATTCTTTATTCCTCGGGCGAGACCGGCGCGCGCATGGCCTTGCGCTTCGGTCGCCGGTTGGCCGGCGAGCGCGGCGAAAAGTCGATCGTGCTGGCCGGGCAGGCGATCCGTGGCGTCGCACTCGGCGTTGGCGTCACCGCCATCGTCCAGACGGTACTTGGCGGCATCGGTCTGGCTGTGGTCGGCATTCCTTTCGCGTCGTTGCTCTCGGCCTTGATGCTGATGCTGTGCATTGCCCAGATCGGGCCGATGCTGGTGCTGCTGCCGGCCGTCGGCTGGATGTACTGGCAGGGCGATACGGGCTGGGCGACGGGCTTGCTGGTGTGGAGTCTGATCGTTGGCAGCCTGGATAATTTCCTGCGTCCCATGCTGATCCGGCGCGGCGCCGATCTGCCCCTGCTGCTGATCTTCGCCGGCGTCATCGGCGGCATGCTCGGCTTCGGCCTGGTCGGCATTTTCGTCGGGCCGGTCGTGCTCGCCGTCACCTATACCCTGATGCAGGCCTGGGTTGAAGATGGCCTTGGCAAGGATGAAAGCGACGCCGAGCCGGCAGTGCCTTTGCCGCCTTCATAG
- the trpE gene encoding anthranilate synthase component I, which produces MTETEFNALAAQGYNRIPVTLETFADLDTPLSIYLKLANTPYTYLLESVQGGERFGRYSIIGLAASTRIVVNGHQVLVLTGNRIAEREDDTNPLEFIGNYMKRFRAPATSGLPRFCGGLVGCFGYDTVRYVETRLTRTNKPDEIGTPDIGLLLSEEIAVVDNLSGKLTLIVYAEPGFPGAYQKARARLKELLQKLRTPVNLPSEQPVHSEPAVSVFGEAAFKQAVLKAKAYITEGDIMQVVLSQRMTKPFHASPLALYRTLRSLNPSPYMFYFDFEDFHVVGASPEILVRLEGERVTVRPIAGTRKRGASPEEDAALAEELLSDQKELAEHTQLLDLGRNDCGRVARVGSVKLTDRMVIERYSHVMHIVSNVEGKLQPGLDALDVLRATFPAGTVSGAPKVRAMEIIDELEPVKRGIYAGSVGYLGFNGDMDVAIAIRTAVLKDKKLYVQAGAGIVADSDPNSEWTETLNKARAVLRAAELAEQGLDTRID; this is translated from the coding sequence ATGACTGAAACCGAATTCAACGCGCTTGCCGCGCAAGGCTACAACCGTATTCCCGTTACGCTGGAAACGTTCGCCGATCTCGACACGCCGCTCTCGATTTACCTAAAGCTGGCCAATACGCCCTACACCTACCTGCTCGAATCGGTGCAGGGCGGCGAGCGCTTTGGCCGCTACTCGATCATCGGCCTGGCCGCATCGACGCGCATCGTCGTCAACGGCCACCAGGTGCTGGTCCTGACCGGCAACCGCATCGCCGAGCGCGAGGACGACACCAACCCGCTCGAGTTCATCGGCAATTACATGAAGCGCTTCCGCGCGCCGGCCACGTCCGGCCTGCCGCGCTTCTGCGGCGGCCTGGTCGGCTGTTTCGGCTACGACACCGTGCGCTATGTCGAAACCCGTCTGACCCGCACCAACAAGCCGGACGAAATCGGCACGCCGGACATCGGCCTGCTGCTCTCCGAAGAAATCGCCGTCGTCGACAACCTGTCCGGCAAACTGACCCTGATCGTCTACGCCGAGCCGGGCTTCCCGGGCGCCTATCAAAAGGCACGCGCCCGCCTCAAGGAGTTGCTGCAAAAACTGCGCACCCCGGTCAATCTGCCCAGCGAACAGCCGGTGCATTCCGAGCCGGCCGTTTCGGTGTTCGGCGAGGCTGCCTTCAAGCAGGCGGTGCTCAAGGCCAAGGCCTACATCACCGAAGGCGACATCATGCAGGTCGTCCTTTCGCAGCGCATGACCAAGCCCTTCCACGCCAGCCCGCTGGCGCTGTATCGCACCCTGCGCAGCCTGAATCCGTCGCCCTACATGTTCTATTTCGATTTCGAGGATTTCCATGTCGTCGGCGCCTCGCCGGAGATCCTGGTTCGCCTCGAAGGCGAGCGCGTCACCGTGCGGCCGATTGCCGGCACACGTAAACGCGGTGCTTCGCCGGAAGAGGATGCCGCGCTGGCCGAAGAGTTGCTCTCCGACCAGAAAGAACTGGCCGAGCATACCCAGTTGCTTGATCTCGGGCGCAACGATTGCGGTCGCGTCGCGCGTGTCGGCTCGGTGAAACTCACCGATCGCATGGTGATCGAGCGCTACTCGCACGTGATGCACATCGTCTCCAATGTCGAAGGCAAGCTGCAACCCGGCCTCGATGCGCTCGACGTGCTGCGCGCCACCTTCCCGGCCGGTACCGTGTCCGGCGCACCGAAGGTGCGGGCGATGGAAATCATCGACGAGCTGGAACCGGTCAAGCGCGGCATCTACGCCGGTTCGGTCGGCTATCTCGGCTTCAATGGCGACATGGATGTGGCGATCGCGATCCGCACCGCCGTGCTCAAGGACAAGAAGCTCTACGTGCAGGCCGGCGCCGGCATCGTCGCCGACTCCGATCCCAATTCGGAATGGACTGAAACCCTGAACAAGGCCCGTGCCGTGCTGCGCGCCGCCGAACTGGCCGAACAGGGCCTGGATACGCGCATCGACTGA
- a CDS encoding M23 family metallopeptidase has product MQIILVSRHLKAARTITIMPRHVVAVLAVVLTLVFSTSAIFSWLSVHFRLPLVEDLMLSLQRQESQKSRDYVSNNLQLMATRLGELQAQVLQLDALSERVANLSGIKREAPAVRGKAGQGGPYLPAPMTENELQGEIERLMATVERKTDELAVLESRLLEKKVRDRLLPTTLPVKDAALGSAFGHRSDPIAGLRAMHEGLDFTADIGTPVIAAADGVILSAGYHPDFGNVIDIDHGDGLSSRYAHLSRIDAKPGGLVKRGELIGAVGTTGRSTGAHLHFEVRMLGVAQDPALFLKKGIEFAQVKRR; this is encoded by the coding sequence GTGCAGATTATTCTGGTTTCGCGCCATCTGAAGGCGGCGCGCACAATCACCATTATGCCTCGTCATGTCGTGGCGGTGCTTGCCGTCGTGTTGACCCTGGTCTTTTCCACCTCGGCGATCTTTTCCTGGCTGTCGGTACATTTCCGTCTGCCGCTGGTCGAAGACCTGATGTTGTCGCTGCAACGTCAGGAGTCGCAGAAGTCGCGCGACTACGTCAGCAACAACCTGCAACTGATGGCAACCCGGCTCGGCGAACTGCAGGCGCAGGTATTGCAACTCGATGCCCTGAGCGAGCGGGTGGCAAATCTTTCCGGCATCAAGCGCGAAGCGCCGGCGGTTCGCGGCAAAGCCGGGCAGGGCGGCCCTTATTTGCCGGCGCCGATGACGGAAAACGAGTTGCAGGGCGAAATCGAACGCCTGATGGCGACTGTCGAGCGCAAGACCGATGAGCTTGCCGTGCTTGAGTCACGTCTGCTCGAGAAGAAAGTGCGCGACCGTCTGTTGCCGACCACCTTGCCGGTCAAGGATGCGGCGCTGGGGTCCGCCTTTGGCCACCGCAGTGACCCGATTGCCGGCTTGCGGGCCATGCACGAGGGGCTGGACTTTACCGCGGATATCGGCACGCCGGTTATCGCAGCGGCGGACGGCGTGATTCTCTCGGCTGGCTATCATCCGGATTTCGGCAACGTCATCGATATCGATCATGGCGATGGCCTGAGCTCGCGTTACGCCCATTTGTCGCGTATCGATGCCAAGCCGGGCGGTCTGGTCAAGCGCGGCGAGCTGATCGGAGCGGTCGGCACGACCGGGCGGTCGACCGGTGCCCACCTGCATTTCGAGGTGCGAATGCTGGGTGTGGCGCAGGACCCGGCGCTGTTCCTGAAAAAGGGTATCGAGTTCGCCCAGGTCAAGCGCCGTTGA
- the rpe gene encoding ribulose-phosphate 3-epimerase, translating to MSVKDYVIAPSILSANFAKLGEEVANVIAAGADWIHFDVMDNHYVPNLTIGPLVCEAIRPCTTAPIDVHLMVKPVDRIIPDFAKAGANIITFHPEASDHVDRSLSLIRDAGCQGGLVFNPATPLDYMDYVLDKIDVILLMSVNPGFGGQKFIPGTLAKARQARAKLDAYEKESGRRIRLEIDGGVNTGNIAEIARAGVDAFVAGSAVYGAGKAEDPHRYDTIIGALRSELAKV from the coding sequence ATGTCAGTCAAAGATTACGTCATTGCACCGAGCATTCTTTCCGCCAATTTCGCCAAGCTGGGCGAGGAAGTGGCCAACGTCATCGCTGCGGGTGCCGACTGGATTCACTTTGACGTGATGGACAACCATTATGTTCCCAATTTAACCATCGGCCCGCTGGTTTGCGAGGCGATCCGCCCGTGCACCACGGCGCCGATCGACGTGCATCTGATGGTCAAGCCGGTTGATCGCATCATCCCCGATTTTGCCAAGGCCGGGGCCAATATCATCACCTTCCACCCGGAAGCTTCCGATCACGTTGATCGCAGCCTGTCGCTGATCCGCGATGCCGGCTGTCAGGGCGGCCTGGTTTTCAACCCGGCGACGCCGCTCGATTACATGGACTATGTGCTCGACAAGATCGACGTCATCCTGCTGATGAGTGTCAATCCCGGCTTCGGCGGCCAGAAATTCATTCCCGGTACGCTGGCCAAGGCGCGTCAGGCACGGGCCAAACTCGATGCCTATGAAAAGGAAAGCGGCCGGCGTATCCGCCTGGAAATCGATGGCGGCGTGAATACCGGCAACATTGCCGAGATCGCCCGCGCCGGCGTCGATGCCTTCGTTGCCGGCTCGGCGGTTTATGGCGCCGGCAAGGCGGAAGATCCGCATCGCTACGATACGATCATTGGCGCGCTGCGCAGCGAACTGGCGAAGGTCTGA
- the argJ gene encoding bifunctional glutamate N-acetyltransferase/amino-acid acetyltransferase ArgJ — MPVNYATPAADQLFPVAGVRLGVAEAEIRKKNRRDLTLVALDAGCTVAGVFTQNRFCAAPVQICRKHLAGGQEIRALVINTGIANAGTGEPGRQAAQETCVAVGALLGVAPEQVLPFSTGVILELLPVDRIKAGLPAVFADLKADNWHAAAHGIMTTDTVAKAASRVLTVNGKKISISGVSKGAGMIKPNMATMLGFLATDAGIAQPLLDALVKEAADASFNCITVDGDTSTNDSFVMIASGQSGASFASASDAGWAEVKAAIIAVSVELAQAIVRDGEGATKFITVAVQGGKSVEECRQVGYAIGHSPLVKTAFFASDPNLGRILAAVGYAGITDLDVDGVKVWLDDVLVAENGGRAAAYKEEDGARVMAQAEITVRVDLGRGAAQASVYTCDFSYDYVKINADYRS, encoded by the coding sequence ATGCCTGTCAATTACGCTACCCCTGCTGCCGATCAACTCTTTCCCGTGGCCGGTGTGCGCCTTGGTGTTGCCGAGGCCGAAATCCGCAAGAAGAACCGCCGTGACCTGACCCTGGTGGCGCTCGACGCCGGTTGCACGGTGGCCGGCGTGTTCACGCAGAACCGCTTCTGTGCTGCGCCGGTGCAGATCTGTCGCAAGCATCTGGCGGGGGGGCAAGAGATTCGTGCCCTGGTCATCAATACCGGGATTGCCAACGCTGGCACCGGCGAGCCGGGCCGTCAGGCGGCGCAGGAAACCTGTGTTGCGGTCGGTGCCCTGCTCGGCGTTGCGCCGGAACAGGTACTGCCGTTCTCGACCGGGGTGATTCTCGAGCTGTTGCCGGTCGACCGCATCAAGGCCGGTCTTCCGGCTGTTTTCGCCGATCTGAAAGCGGATAACTGGCATGCCGCCGCGCACGGCATCATGACCACCGACACCGTTGCCAAGGCCGCTTCGCGCGTCCTGACGGTCAACGGCAAAAAAATCAGCATTTCCGGTGTCTCCAAGGGCGCCGGCATGATCAAGCCGAACATGGCGACCATGCTCGGTTTCCTCGCCACCGATGCTGGTATCGCGCAGCCGCTGCTTGATGCGCTGGTCAAGGAAGCCGCCGACGCTTCCTTCAACTGCATCACGGTCGACGGCGACACCTCGACCAACGATTCCTTCGTGATGATCGCCTCCGGCCAGTCCGGCGCCAGCTTCGCGTCTGCCAGCGACGCCGGCTGGGCCGAGGTCAAGGCCGCGATCATCGCCGTTTCGGTCGAACTTGCCCAGGCCATCGTGCGCGACGGCGAAGGCGCCACCAAGTTCATCACGGTCGCCGTCCAAGGCGGCAAGTCGGTTGAAGAGTGCCGCCAGGTCGGTTACGCGATCGGCCACTCGCCGCTGGTCAAGACCGCCTTTTTTGCCTCCGACCCCAATCTCGGGCGCATTCTCGCCGCCGTCGGCTATGCCGGCATCACCGATCTCGACGTCGATGGCGTCAAGGTCTGGCTGGACGATGTGCTGGTCGCCGAAAACGGCGGTCGGGCAGCGGCCTACAAGGAAGAAGATGGCGCCCGCGTCATGGCGCAGGCCGAAATCACCGTGCGCGTCGATCTCGGTCGTGGTGCGGCGCAGGCCAGTGTTTACACCTGCGATTTCTCCTACGATTACGTCAAGATCAACGCCGACTACCGCTCGTAA
- a CDS encoding phosphoglycolate phosphatase, giving the protein MYFQSVTFDLDGTLLDTIADLAEACRLMLDEIGAPPRSPAEVHSFVGKGMAVLVERCLTHAQPPSVEQLNVAIASFKRHYAAVNGRLTTIYPGVIAGLDVWKASGLRMGVVTNKPGMFTEVLLEHMGLAGYFDVVVSGDTTAHKKPHPEPILHACRILGVRPDRNLHIGDSKHDIHAAHAAGCLAYAVPYGYNEGEPVDSFDCDALVSDLLAAYRQALTFKTS; this is encoded by the coding sequence ATGTATTTCCAGTCGGTCACTTTCGATCTCGACGGCACGCTGCTCGACACCATTGCCGATCTGGCCGAAGCCTGCCGGCTGATGCTTGATGAAATCGGCGCACCGCCGCGCTCGCCGGCCGAAGTACACAGCTTCGTCGGCAAGGGCATGGCGGTGCTGGTCGAGCGCTGCCTGACGCATGCGCAGCCGCCGTCGGTGGAGCAGCTCAATGTGGCGATCGCATCGTTCAAGCGGCATTACGCAGCGGTCAACGGTCGTTTGACGACGATTTATCCCGGCGTGATCGCCGGTCTCGATGTCTGGAAGGCGAGCGGCCTCCGGATGGGCGTCGTCACCAACAAGCCGGGCATGTTCACCGAGGTGCTGCTCGAACACATGGGGCTGGCCGGCTATTTCGACGTGGTCGTTTCCGGCGATACGACGGCGCACAAGAAACCGCATCCGGAGCCCATACTGCACGCCTGCCGCATCCTTGGCGTGCGGCCGGACCGCAATCTGCACATCGGCGACTCGAAACACGACATCCATGCCGCGCATGCCGCCGGTTGCCTGGCCTATGCCGTGCCCTACGGCTACAACGAGGGCGAGCCGGTGGACAGTTTTGATTGTGATGCGCTAGTATCCGACCTGCTCGCCGCCTATCGGCAAGCGCTCACTTTCAAGACCTCCTGA
- a CDS encoding class I SAM-dependent methyltransferase produces the protein MSLQRSYTLIAPFYDAAIDRATRAARQHSLRALPEQPGRVLLAGVGTGLDLPHLPPQHHYVGLDLTHAMLRRALPRAGRADFVPVQGDAQRLPFADHSFDSAVLHLILAVVPQPALCFAEIARVVRPGGQVLVFDKFLRAGQPALLRRLVNPLMRRLATRLDVVFEEVLAAAPDLALEHDQPALAGGWFRLLRLRRL, from the coding sequence TTGAGCCTGCAGCGCAGCTATACGCTGATCGCACCGTTTTACGACGCGGCGATTGACCGGGCGACACGGGCGGCCCGCCAGCACAGCCTGCGCGCTCTGCCAGAACAGCCCGGACGCGTGCTACTGGCCGGCGTCGGCACCGGCCTCGACCTGCCGCACCTGCCACCGCAACACCATTATGTTGGCCTCGACCTGACCCATGCCATGCTGCGCCGCGCCCTGCCGCGCGCCGGCCGGGCCGACTTCGTACCGGTTCAGGGCGATGCGCAGCGCCTGCCCTTTGCCGATCACAGTTTTGACAGCGCCGTGCTGCACCTGATCCTGGCGGTGGTGCCGCAGCCGGCCCTGTGCTTTGCGGAAATCGCCCGCGTCGTGCGACCGGGCGGCCAGGTCCTGGTTTTCGACAAGTTCCTGCGCGCCGGCCAGCCGGCCTTGTTGCGCCGCCTGGTCAATCCGCTGATGCGGCGACTGGCAACGCGGCTCGATGTCGTCTTCGAGGAAGTGCTCGCTGCCGCGCCGGATCTGGCGCTGGAGCACGACCAGCCGGCCCTAGCCGGCGGCTGGTTCCGACTGCTCCGCCTGCGCCGGCTATGA
- the apaG gene encoding Co2+/Mg2+ efflux protein ApaG, with protein MPDTDKYCIKVESSPLFIPEQSDPEAQRYLFAYTITIVNVGDVAAQLVSRHWIITDANNEVQEVRGLGVVGKQPLLKPGESFQYTSGSSLTTPVGTMKGTYQMVAEDGTHFEAEIPEFVLAMPRTLH; from the coding sequence ATGCCCGACACCGACAAGTACTGCATCAAGGTTGAATCCAGCCCGCTATTCATTCCCGAACAATCCGACCCGGAAGCCCAGCGCTACCTGTTCGCCTACACCATCACCATCGTCAATGTCGGCGATGTCGCGGCGCAGCTGGTATCGCGGCACTGGATCATCACCGACGCCAACAACGAGGTGCAGGAAGTGCGCGGCCTCGGCGTCGTCGGCAAGCAGCCGCTGCTCAAGCCGGGCGAAAGCTTCCAGTACACCAGCGGCTCGTCGCTGACCACACCGGTCGGCACGATGAAAGGGACTTACCAGATGGTGGCCGAGGACGGCACGCACTTCGAGGCGGAAATCCCCGAGTTCGTCCTCGCCATGCCGCGCACCCTGCATTGA
- the secA gene encoding preprotein translocase subunit SecA encodes MISGLLKKIFGSRNDRLIKQYSQTVRRINALEPSLEALSDEQLRAKTDEFRQRYANGETLDDLLPEAFAVVREAGKRELGMRHFDVQMIGGMVLHYGKIAEMRTGEGKTLVGTLPAYLNAISGKGVHVITVNDYLATRDSEWMGRLHRFLGLSVGVNLSQMDHEAKQAAYAADITYGTNNEFGFDYLRDNMVYTAGERVQRSLNFAIVDEVDSILIDEARTPLIISGQADDQTDLYVRMRAVVPLLSRAAEENGEGDFWVDEKGHQVHLSEAGYVHAEELLAEHGILKEGTSLYDAANITLMHHLNAALRAMTLFHKDQHYVVQNGEIVIVDEFTGRLMSGRRWSDGLHQAVEAKEGVAIQAENQTLASITFQNYFRMYGKLAGMTGTADTEAYEFHQIYGLETVVVPTHRAMVRKDMNDLVFKTADEKHAAIIADIKECAKRGQPVLVGTTSIEASELLSGLLDKEGLAHNVLNAKQHAREAEIVIEAGRPGVITIATNMAGRGTDIVLGGSIEKATSAIKHDESLPPAERDAKIAEMRAEWQKAHDQVLASGGLHIIGSERHESRRIDNQLRGRAGRQGDAGSSRFYLSLDDPLLRIFAGERLRAIMDKLKMPEGEAIEHPLVTRSLESAQRKVEARNFDIRKQLLEYDDVANDQRKVIYQQRNELLETDDISETITAMRHSVIAETFRLYVPAESVEEQWDMEGLERALAADLLIEAPVAEWFKNEPTLSDEDILSRIVHRADEAYQAKVDLVGGPNFHQFERNVMLQSLDSHWREHLAALDHLRQGIHLRGYAQKNPKQEYKREAFELFEGLLDLVRKEVTRIVFTVQIRSAEDVEETAPHADVQNVQYQHTGYDEALGDPEAAGAAPAAADDAPKIGRNDPCPCGSGKKYKHCHGKLS; translated from the coding sequence ATGATTTCTGGCCTACTCAAAAAGATTTTCGGCAGCCGCAATGACCGGCTGATCAAACAATATTCCCAGACCGTACGCCGCATCAATGCGCTCGAGCCCTCGCTCGAAGCCTTGAGCGACGAGCAGCTGCGCGCCAAGACGGACGAGTTCCGCCAGCGCTACGCCAACGGTGAAACACTCGACGACCTGCTGCCGGAGGCCTTTGCGGTCGTTCGTGAAGCCGGCAAACGCGAGCTGGGCATGCGTCACTTCGATGTCCAGATGATCGGCGGCATGGTGCTGCATTACGGCAAGATCGCCGAAATGCGCACCGGTGAAGGCAAGACGCTGGTCGGCACGCTGCCGGCCTATCTCAATGCCATCTCGGGCAAGGGCGTGCATGTCATCACGGTGAACGATTACCTGGCCACCCGTGACTCGGAATGGATGGGGCGGCTGCATCGCTTCCTCGGCCTGAGCGTCGGCGTCAATCTGTCGCAGATGGATCACGAGGCCAAGCAGGCTGCCTACGCGGCCGACATCACCTACGGCACCAACAACGAATTCGGTTTCGACTACCTGCGCGACAACATGGTCTATACGGCCGGCGAACGCGTCCAGCGCAGTCTCAATTTCGCCATCGTCGACGAAGTGGACTCGATCCTGATCGACGAAGCGCGTACGCCGCTGATCATTTCCGGCCAAGCCGACGACCAGACCGATCTCTATGTCCGCATGCGCGCCGTCGTGCCGCTGCTGTCGCGGGCTGCCGAAGAAAACGGCGAAGGTGATTTCTGGGTCGACGAGAAGGGCCACCAGGTCCATCTGTCCGAAGCCGGTTACGTGCATGCCGAGGAACTGCTTGCCGAGCATGGCATCCTCAAGGAAGGCACCAGCCTCTACGACGCCGCCAACATCACGCTGATGCATCACCTGAACGCGGCATTGCGTGCCATGACGCTGTTCCACAAGGATCAGCATTACGTCGTGCAGAATGGCGAAATCGTCATCGTCGACGAGTTCACCGGTCGCCTGATGTCCGGTCGCCGCTGGTCGGATGGCCTGCACCAGGCTGTCGAAGCCAAGGAAGGTGTGGCCATCCAGGCCGAGAACCAGACCCTGGCCTCGATCACCTTCCAGAACTACTTCCGCATGTACGGCAAGCTGGCCGGCATGACCGGCACGGCCGATACCGAAGCCTACGAATTCCACCAGATCTACGGTCTGGAAACCGTCGTCGTCCCGACGCATCGTGCCATGGTGCGCAAGGACATGAACGATCTGGTTTTCAAGACGGCGGACGAAAAGCACGCGGCGATCATTGCCGACATCAAGGAATGCGCCAAGCGCGGCCAGCCGGTGCTGGTCGGCACGACCTCGATCGAAGCCTCGGAACTGCTCTCCGGCCTGCTCGACAAGGAAGGCCTGGCGCACAACGTGCTCAATGCCAAGCAGCATGCCCGCGAAGCAGAAATCGTCATTGAAGCCGGTCGACCGGGTGTGATCACCATCGCCACCAACATGGCCGGTCGCGGTACCGACATCGTGCTCGGCGGCAGCATCGAAAAGGCGACTTCGGCGATCAAGCACGACGAATCGCTGCCGCCAGCCGAACGCGACGCCAAAATCGCCGAAATGCGTGCCGAATGGCAGAAGGCGCACGATCAGGTGCTCGCTTCCGGCGGCCTGCACATCATCGGTTCCGAACGCCACGAATCGCGCCGCATCGACAACCAGTTGCGCGGTCGCGCCGGTCGTCAGGGCGATGCCGGTTCCTCGCGTTTCTACCTGTCGCTCGACGATCCCTTGTTGCGCATCTTTGCCGGCGAGCGCCTGCGCGCCATCATGGACAAGCTGAAAATGCCGGAAGGCGAGGCGATCGAGCATCCGCTCGTTACCCGCTCGCTGGAATCGGCGCAGCGCAAGGTGGAAGCGCGCAACTTCGACATCCGCAAGCAACTGCTCGAATACGACGACGTCGCCAACGACCAGCGCAAGGTGATCTACCAGCAGCGCAACGAACTGCTCGAAACCGACGACATCTCGGAAACCATCACTGCGATGCGCCACAGCGTCATCGCCGAAACCTTCCGTCTCTACGTGCCGGCCGAATCGGTCGAAGAGCAATGGGACATGGAAGGCCTGGAGCGTGCGCTGGCCGCCGATCTGCTGATCGAAGCGCCGGTTGCCGAATGGTTCAAGAACGAGCCGACGCTGTCCGACGAAGACATCCTGTCGCGCATCGTGCATCGCGCCGATGAGGCCTATCAGGCCAAGGTCGATCTGGTCGGTGGCCCGAACTTCCACCAGTTCGAACGCAATGTCATGCTGCAGAGCCTCGACTCGCACTGGCGCGAACACCTGGCGGCGCTCGATCACCTGCGTCAGGGCATCCATCTGCGCGGCTACGCCCAGAAGAACCCGAAGCAGGAATACAAGCGCGAAGCCTTCGAGCTGTTCGAAGGCCTGCTCGACCTGGTGCGCAAGGAAGTCACCCGCATCGTGTTCACCGTGCAGATCCGCTCGGCGGAAGACGTCGAGGAAACCGCGCCGCATGCCGACGTGCAGAACGTGCAGTACCAGCACACCGGTTACGACGAAGCGCTCGGCGATCCCGAAGCGGCCGGCGCAGCCCCTGCTGCGGCAGACGATGCACCGAAGATCGGTCGCAACGATCCCTGCCCCTGCGGTTCGGGCAAGAAGTACAAGCACTGCCACGGAAAACTGTCCTGA
- a CDS encoding phosphatase PAP2 family protein: MNSRATELRIASGLFLLLAFLFFAFPEIDLAASAIFFSDGRWAFSGGNWPLFEWLYRGIPRLGQGLLGLFALGLLLGCFRPFHQFRAKRHLLAFMLAGALLGPILLVDVMLKDQWGRARPTNTTAFNGAKQFSPAFVPTEECRKNCSFVSGHVASASFIMVFGWLGAPAIRRRWLFASLAAGSLLAVVRMSAGGHFLSDTIFAWFATYYGLWLTELFFRWRGWLPPQSEGTERST; the protein is encoded by the coding sequence ATGAATTCAAGGGCTACTGAACTACGCATTGCCAGCGGCCTGTTCCTGCTACTGGCATTCCTCTTTTTCGCCTTCCCGGAAATTGACCTGGCGGCCAGCGCCATCTTTTTTTCTGACGGGCGCTGGGCATTCTCCGGTGGCAACTGGCCCCTGTTCGAGTGGCTTTACCGTGGCATCCCACGCCTCGGCCAGGGCCTCCTCGGGCTCTTTGCTCTCGGCCTCCTGCTCGGCTGTTTTCGCCCGTTTCACCAGTTCCGGGCTAAGCGCCACCTGCTGGCTTTCATGTTGGCCGGCGCCCTGCTGGGGCCGATCCTTCTGGTTGATGTCATGCTCAAAGACCAGTGGGGCCGCGCCCGCCCGACCAACACCACCGCCTTCAATGGCGCTAAGCAGTTTTCCCCGGCGTTCGTCCCGACCGAGGAGTGCAGAAAAAACTGTTCCTTCGTCAGTGGCCATGTCGCCAGCGCCTCTTTCATCATGGTTTTTGGCTGGCTAGGCGCACCGGCCATACGCCGCCGCTGGCTATTTGCCAGCCTCGCCGCAGGAAGCCTGCTCGCAGTCGTTCGCATGTCGGCCGGCGGCCATTTCCTGTCCGACACCATCTTTGCCTGGTTCGCGACCTATTACGGCCTGTGGCTGACCGAGCTTTTCTTCCGTTGGCGCGGCTGGCTGCCACCGCAAAGCGAAGGCACCGAACGGTCGACGTAA